The nucleotide window TCCGCCAGTAGATTCGGGGTTAGGCTTGCTGACAATTGTTCCATCAAAACCTCATCTGCCGGTCTGCCGATACCTGCAACCGAAATTAGAGAGGCTACGTCATTTTGCTGGGCAGCAATGGTCATTATTAATGCACCTTCACTGTGCCCTAATAAATGAATTTCATTAAAGCGGTCATCCTTTTCAGCATAATCTACAATGGATTTTACATCCTCTACATATACATCGAATGTCAAATCCTCTTCTTTTTTAATTAGTGCCGTATTATCACCGACTCCACGCTTATCGAAACGAATGGAAGCAATCCCTACCTCCGCTAAGCTTTCTGCAATCATCTTTAAGCTATTATTCGAACCAGCACCTACTGTATTGCCGTCTTTATTTGTAGGACCTGACCCTGCATGGATGATAACAAGTTCTCCCGTAGCTTTATCAGGCATTTCCAACGCTGCTTTAAGCTCTCCGCCGGAAACAGGAATCAATAGCTCCTTATACATAACAGGTGTTTCTGTATAAGGCTTTAACATAATAGGAAAGGATTGGCCGTTTTGCGTAAACGTTCCTTCCATTACTTCATTCTTAAGCGTCCCGGCAATTTTAATTAGTGATCCGGCCAAATTAATGGTGATTGCCACCTCCGACTCATTATACTTAATTGATTCAAATGCAAAATCACTGATTCCTTGTGCTGGTACGG belongs to Solibacillus sp. FSL W7-1436 and includes:
- a CDS encoding alpha/beta fold hydrolase — protein: MRKIAYSLAVVLLLSACNSESTDKPTAENQTKQEVVHMEEALLGKWQGMIEIPQSPLEIILNLEESSGSISVPAQGISDFAFESIKYNESEVAITINLAGSLIKIAGTLKNEVMEGTFTQNGQSFPIMLKPYTETPVMYKELLIPVSGGELKAALEMPDKATGELVIIHAGSGPTNKDGNTVGAGSNNSLKMIAESLAEVGIASIRFDKRGVGDNTALIKKEEDLTFDVYVEDVKSIVDYAEKDDRFNEIHLLGHSEGALIMTIAAQQNDVASLISVAGIGRPADEVLMEQLSASLTPNLLAESEKILQQLKAGKEVETVPAQLQSLFRPSVQPYMISWLKYDPQHEIGNVDVPVIILQGRKDIQVTETDAENLYAANDQAIIHYFSKMNHVLKEIEGDREQNIASYSNPDLPLANGLIDEIVEFIKRY